TCGGACCCGATCGACACTCTGGTGCAGGGCAACTACATCGGCGTCCGCTACATCACCGCCGACCACTACTCGGCCGACGTCTTCTGGCACGGCGAGAGCAAGTGGGGATTCCTGCTGCGCAGCTGCTTCAGCCTCGACTGAACCGTCGTCGGCGAACCCGGAACAGGAGAACCATGACCATTCCCCGCCCCGTCCAGGTCCTGGCCGCCACCGCGCTCGTCGCGGCGGCCGCGGTCGGCCTCGCCCCGGCCGCGTCGGCCGGCACGGTGTACGAGATCTGCGCGACCGATCTCTACGTCCGCAACGAACCCGCCGGAGTCATCATCGGCACCCTCTACAGCGGCGACCACTTCGAGCTCTCGCGCTACTCCCCCAGCGGCGGCTGGGCCGAAGGCTACGCGATGGGCCACGTCAACAAGCGCGGCTGGGTGCAGGCCGGCTGGTTCTGCTGACCCTTGGCGCACCTGCGTTCCTTCCCGCGGATCGCTGCCCGGTGGCGCTCCGCGGGAAGTGCGGGGTCTCGCGACGCGTGACATGCCGATCTTGCTTGACGTGCGTGACTACGGTGGTGGTGTGATCGACGACCAAGAAGTCAACGGCCACGGCGAGTCCACCATCACCGTCGTCCTCCCCCGTTCCACCCGCACTCGCGCAGCTCTCCCGCAAACTTCGCTCCGCACGACCCGGCACGGGCCCGAGCCTTCGCCGAGTCCTTCCCCACCATCGAGGCCGTCCTCGAAGAGCTTCCCCACACCGACGCCGTCTCCGCGTCTCCGCACACACGAGCCGACCTGGACCTCGTCGCTGTCGGTTGCTGGGGCGGCATCATCGCCACCTCCGACTTCGCCCTCGCGGACGACGGCCTCGAATGCACGCTGTTGAACGTGACCAGCGCCCTGGCCGAACGCTACCCCGAGGCCAGGATCATCGGGGCGGCAAACATCGACCGCGGCGAAAACCACGACGAGACCGCCATCCACCTGCCCTGTGGACTGACGCTGCACACGAAGGCTGGTCCGCCGCCGATCAGTTCTCCATCGACGGTGACCCGCACGCCATCGTGCGCGCACTCGGCATAAGTGCTGACGTCCTCGCTTCGGCCTACATCGACCTCGACGAGGAGCCTTCGACCGTTCCCTGGGAGCAGTTCGGCCGCCAGCTGCTGGATCCGTACGACCCGTGGGGCTTCGCAGAACTCCAGATGTCCCCTTTCCGGGTGCGCCACACCGAAGAAGCCACGCTCCACATGGAAGACATCTGGCTGGCCGGCGCCGAGTAGTCCCGACATCAACTTGCGTCGAGCCAAATCTCACAGCACTGTCGCAAAGGACATCCGTACGAACGGCGCGTGAGATCACGACATCAGCCGCGAGGCCCGACAGCTCGAGCGGGAACACCCGGCCTCACCTGAAGTCCCGCGATTTCGCGGCCAGTCCCTTCAAGTCCAGGGCCGCCATCCGGTCCGCCACCACCGAGACCGTGCCCTGGCCCACCTGGGCGATGCCGCGTACCAGGATCACCGAGTGGTTCTGCAGCAGGCGCCGGTTGCGGCGCCACACGCCGACGGACACGATGACGTTGGTCATGCCCGTTTCGTCTTCCAGGTTGAGGAACGTGATGCCGCCGGCGGTGGCGGGGCGTTGTTTGTGGGTGACGGCGCCGCCGACGCGGATGCGGGTGCCGTCGGGGACCGACAGGAGCGAAGCGGCCGGGAGGGCGCCCAGGGCGTCGAGGTGGGTGCGCAGGAACGAGACGGGGTGGCGGTCCGGCGTGATGCCCGTGGCCCACAGGTCGGCGGTGGCCAGCTCGAACGCCGTCATGCCGGGCAGCGGGGGCGCGTGGTGGCCGAGCGACAGGCCGGGCAGGTGGTCGGGCCGCGTGGCGGAGGCGGGGCCGGCGGCCCACAACGCCGAGCGACGGTCGCCGAAAACGCCTGCCGTGGCCAGGGATTCGACGACCGGGCGGGCCAGCTGGACTCGTTCGGTCAGGTCGCCGATCGACGCGAACGGCCCGCCGGCATCGCGTTCGGCGACGATGCGATCGGCGACGTCCTGGCCCACCGAGCGGACATCGGCGAGTCCCAGCCGGATCGCGACGCCGCCGGTACCGTCCGAACAGGACTCCAGCGTCGCGTGCGGCAGGGAGAGGTTGAGGTCCGGCGAGCGCGTGATGACGCCGTGGTGGCGCGCGTCGGCGACCAGGGACTGCGGGCTGTAGAAGCCCATGGGTTGCGCGCGCAGCAGGCCGGCGCAGAACGCGGCCGGGTAGTAACGCTTGAACCACGCTGACGCGTACACGAGCAGCGCGAACGACATCGAGTGCGCCTCGGGGAAACCGTAGCCGGAGAAGGCGTGGATTTGCTCGAAGATCCGGGCCGCCAGATCCGGCGGCAGGCCGTTGGCCGCGGCGCCTTCGAAGAACCGGCCCGCCAGCCGCCGCATCTTCTCGCTGGAGCGCTTGGCGCCCATGGCCCGGCGCAGCTGGTCGGCCTCCGCCGCGGTGAACGACGCGACGTCGCGCGCCATCTGCATCACCTGTTCCTGGAACAGGGGCACGCCGAGGGTTCGCTCCAACGCGGGCGCCAGCAACGGATGCGCGTGCGACCACTCCTCCTCGCCGCGGCGGCGCCGGATGTAGGGGTGCACCGAACCGCCCTGGATCGGCCCCGGCCGGATGAGCGCGACCTCCACCACGAGGTCGTAGAACTTCCGCGGCCGCAGGCGGGGCAGCGTGCCGAGCTGCGCGCGGGACTCCACTTGGAACACCCCGACCGCGTCGGCCTCGCACAGCATGTCGTACACGGCCGGGTCGGCGAGGTCGAGGTCGTGCAGTCCGATGTGGACGTCGTGGTGCTCGGCGACGAGGTCGATCATGTAGTGCAGCGCCGACAACATGCCCAGGCCCAGCAGGTCGAACTTCGTGAGCCCGATCGCGGCGCAGTCGTCCTTGTCCCACTGCAGCACGCTGCGGTCGGCCGCCGTCGCCCACTCCACCGGGACGATCTCCGACACCGGCGTCTTCGCGATCACCATGCCACCCGAGTGCACACCCAGGTGCCGTGGCGTGTCCTCCAGCCAGGCGGCGCACTCCAGCACGTCGTCGGGGATCTCGTGCCCCTGCTCCCCAGGCGTCGAACCGCTGGCGACCGACGACCAGCGGTCCACCCGCTTGCCGAACGCGTCCTGCTGGCCGGTGGAGTAGCCGAGCGCCTTGGCGGCGTCGCGGATGGCGGAACGCGAACGATAAGTGATGACATTCGCAACCTGTGCTGCGTGAAAACGACCATGTTTCGCGTAGACGTACTGGATCACCTCCTCGCGCCGGTCGGACTCGATGTCGACGTCGATGTCCGGCGGGCCGTCGCGTTCGGGGGCGAGAAAACGTTCGAACAACAACCCCCACTTCACGGGGTCGGCGTGACTGATTTGCAACGCGAAGCACACTGCAGAGTTCGCGGCCGAACCCCGGCCCTGCGCGAGGATGTTCGTTTCCCGGCAGAATCTGACAATGTCCCACACCACGAGGAAGTAGCCGGGGAACCCGAGCTGCCGGATCACCGTGAGCTCGTGGTCGAGCTGGGCGTAGGCCTTCGGGTTGTCCGCGCGGCCGCCGTAGCGCGCCGCGGCGCCCTCGAACGTCAGGTGGCGCAGGTAGTCGTCCTCGTCGGCGAACCCCGCGGGCACGGCGAACGGCGGCAGTTTCGGGGCCACCAAAGCGAGATCGAACGCGCACTCCACCCCGAGCAGCGCGGCCCGCTGCACCGCGCCCGGGTACCGCGCGAAGCGACCGGCCTGTTCCGCGCCGCTGCGCAGGAACGCCGTGCCGTCGGCGGGCAGCCAGCCCTCCAGCTCGTCGACGGACCGCCGCGCCCGGATCGCCGCGACGGCCGCGGCGTGGCGGGCCTGCTCGGGCCGCGCGTAGTGGACGTTGTTCGACGCCACCGTCGGCAGCCGCAGCTCCCGCGCCAGCTCGTCCAGCCGGTCGTTGTGCACGGCGTCGAACGGCAGGCCCTCTTCCAGCAGCTCGACGGCCACGTTCTCGCGGCCGAACCGCCCGGCCAGCGTCCGCAGCGCCACGGCCGCGCCCGCGTCATCACCCCGCGCGAGCGCGCTGCGGACCGCGCCCTTGCGGCAGCCGCTGAGCACGAGGACGTGGCCGCGCAGCTCGTCGGCCACGTCGTCGAGCGCGAGCACCGGACGGCCCTTCTCCCCCGCCAGCTGCCCGCGCGAGATCACCGAGCACAGGCGCCGGTACCCCTCGAGATCGCGGGCGATGACCTGCAGGTGCGTGCCGACGGGGTCGGCCACCCCGCCCTGCGGCGCCGGCAGGCCGAGCGACAGCTCCGCGCCGTAGCCCGTGCGCACCCCGATCTCGCGCGCGGCCTCGGCGAACCGGACGGCGCCGTACATCCCGTCGCGGTCGGTGAGCACCAGCGCGTCAAGCCCCAGCCGCACGGCCTCCTCGACCAGCGCCTCCGGCGACGCGACGCCGTCGAGGAACGAGAAGTACGAATGCAGGTGCAGCTCCGCGTACGGCACCCGCCGCACGTCGGCCTCCACGTCCGCCCACGGCCGCAACCGCTCGGGCGCCCGGTACCCCTCCCGCTTGCGCGACCACGCGGGCGAGTCCCCGCCGTCGCCCTGCACGGGCGCCCGCCCCGCCGCGATCCGCTCCAGCTCCGACCACCGCATGAGGGGGTTGTTGAAGCCGCCTCGCTGATCCACCGCACCGTCCTCGCGTGAAGCCGCCGCGGGGAAGACAGCGTTTCCGGCCTGCCCCGAACAGGGGAACAGGTGTTCGAACACTCAGCATAACTCGGCGCCCCGCCGGCGGCACCCGGTGGGCTCGTGGCAAGGCACGCCATCTGTCACTTACGCGCTGTCGAAGGTAGTTGCCGCAGGCCGCGAGGAGGTCGCAGGGCGGATGATCACGAGTGGATCTCCGAGGCCGAGATCTCCCCGAAGGTCGGGCAGGATTCGGGGCATGCTCTTGCCCAGAAGACTCATCGCCGTCGCCTTTGTGGTGGCGGCTGCCGCGGGGTGTTCGGCCACCGCGGCGAAGGGACCCGTTGTCACGCCGAGCACGGTGAGCGCGCCGGCCACGACGAAGGCGACAACGAAAACCAGCGCACCGCCGTCGACGGTGTCGACGTTCGTGCCGGCGGCGTCGCCGGCGAAGCTGAGTTCCGCGTGTCCGTTCATGGACATCGCGGAGTACAAGCGGGCGTTCCTCGTGAGCCAAGAGTTGGTCACGAGTGAAGGACCGCCGGACAACAGGAACGGCATTACCTGGTACACGTGCGACTACATCTTCACCAGCAGCTACCAGACGAAGTCCGGCAACCTGCTCGTCTTCGCTTCGCCCGGGGAGACGTCCGTGAAGGCTTCGCTCAAGATCTCGGCCGAGTCCTGCTTGGAAAAGCCGAAGTACCTCAGTGACAACGCGTTCTACTGCACCGAAAAAGATGACCAGTTCAAGAACACCTTCCTGGTGGTCACCAGGATCAGCCACGGCCAGATGCGGACCGCGATGGTGACCGCGGGGCCGCCGCCCGATTTCGCGCACCCGGACGCCTACACCACCATCGTGAAAACCCTCTCGGACCGGCTGTGAGGAATCAGAACACACGGTGGCCAGAAGACTCATCGCCGTGGCCGGTGCCGCGCCACCACCCCTGTTGCCCGTCGGCCCTCCGAACACCCCGCGCGGCCGGGGTCGGGTGACAACTGGCGTGCACCGTCACAGGGCTCCGGCGGCCGCCGGGTGGCAGACTGCCTCACCGTGAGCCTGATGCGGCGGCTGGGGATCGGCCCTTCAAGGACCCGGTGGAAGGCACCTTCACCGTGACGGGCACGGCGGTCACCGGGGGTGAGGACGGCAGCCGGCACATCCGGTTCTCGGGAGTACTGCGCGGCCCCGGCGTGCCGGGGACGGCGGGGCAGGCGAGCCGGGCGTTCGCGGTCGGCGAGACGCCGCCGGTGGAGGGCGACGAACTGCCGGCGACGATCGACCGGGCGAAGCCGGAGCGGTTCGAGATCGCGTGGCCGCCCCGGGTGGGCTCGGGGGCCAAAGCGTCGCGGGACAAGGCACACGCCGAGCAGGTGGCCGCCGTCGTCCGACTGGGCCTCGATCCGTCGGTCGTGCCCGCGCCGATCGGCCGGGTGCCGGGCTTGCGGGAGATGGCGGCGCTCGCGCTGGGGCAGCGGTACGCCCGGCACCCGCTGCCGGACGGCAATCTCCCGGTCAGGGTGGAGGAGGCCGCCCCGTTCGTGGCGACCGGCGAAGCGGCCACGGCCACCATCACCGGCATCGATTTCCTGACCGTGCCGGCGGACGCGTTGCCCGAGCCCGAAGCGACGCTGGCGAACGTGGCCGTGCGGGTGCGGCGCGCCGACGGCAGCGAGGACACCACCACGGCGCGCTTCGGTTTCCGCACCGCGGCGCGGCGGACGCAGATCGGCCACGTCGGGGCACAGGTCCCGGTCCGACTCGACCCGGCTGACCGCCGCCGGGTCTGCCTCGACAGCAGGGCCCTGCCACGGGTCTAGCCGGCCGGGCCGGTACCTGACGCTCGCCCGGGAAGTACCCGTGGTTCAGCATCACCGGCGCCGGTATGAGCGGTCTGCCTGGATCTCAGTGGTTCCCGAGCGGGCGGACCAGCGCGGTCAGCAGCCGGTCCAGCTCCGCGGCCGGGTCGTCGGCGAAGCCGGTGTGGACGGGACCCGCGCGGACGACCGTGCTGCGCGGCGCGGTGAGCCAGCGAAAGTGCCGGCCGGCGTCGGGGGCGTCGGCGCAACCGGCCGCGATGGCGATGAGCAGGGCGCGCACGGTGTCCACGTCGGCGGTGGGGTCGAGGGCGTGCAGGCGCCGGGCATCGAGGTCGACGGCGGCGGCGAGGAACTTGCGGGCGCGGCAGTAGAGGAGCACTCCGCCGTTCATGGACTCCTCGCGGTCGGCCCGGGGGACGACGCGAAGGGCCGCGTATTCGTACTCCTCGCTCACGGGCGCGCCGCCAGGTCGGCGGACAGCGCCGCTTCGCGCAGCGGCGGGAGCCACGCGTCGCGGGCGCACAGCCGATGCGACAGCTGGGTCACGTATGCCTCCCGAAGCTCCGCGGCGCTGCCGAACCCCGGTTCCGGGACGAGCCAGGCGTCGGGCACCGCGGCGGTGACCGCGCGCAGCGCGTCCTCGTCCAGCAACGGAGCCAGCGCCGCGTCGGCCGCGTCCACTTCGGAGGCGAAGCCGAGCAGCACGTGCTCGCTCGCAGCGTACGGCCGTGCCGGGTAGGCGCTCGCGCCCGCCCAGTTGTGGTGGAACGTGAGCGCGGCGCCGTGGTCGATGAGCACGGGTTCGCGGTGCCACCACAGCAGGTTCGGGTTGTGCCACGACCGGTCGACGTTGTTGATCAGCGCGTCGAACCACAGCACGCGGCTCGCGAACTCGGCGTCGACCGGGAACGCGCGCACCGAATAGTCGAACGCGCCCGGCAGGAAGTCGACGCCCAGGTTCGGCCCGGTGCTCGCGCGCAGCAGCTCCTGCACCTCCTGGTCGCCCTCGAGCCGGCCGAACGCCGCGTCCAGCTCGGCCTCGACCAGCCGCGGCACGGCCAGCCCGAGCAGCCGGGCGATCCCGGCGCACAGCACCTCGGCCACCAGCACCTTCGGCCCCTGCCCGGCGCCGCGGAACTTGACCACGTAGGTGCCTTCGTCGTCGGCCTCCATCAAGCCGGGCAGCGAACCACCCTCGCGGAACGGCGAGATGTAGCGCGTGAGCCGCACCCGCTCGATCATGCGTCCTCCTCACGGACCGCGTAGCTCAGCACCCGCTCGCCGAGCAGGTCTTCGACGGTGTCCAGCAGCTCCTCGACCACCCCGGCGATGACGTCGGGCGCCTCGCCCGCCACGGTGCGCGCACCGATCTCTCCGAACACGAGCGAGTGCAGCCAGCCGATCTGGCTCGCGACCAGCCGCGGCACCGGATCCCCCGCCGCCGCGCCGGTCTCCGCCGCGAGCAGCGCGGCGAGCTCGTCGACCATCTGCCCCGCGAGGTCCCCGAGCCGCGCGGCCAGCGACGGCGTCGCAAGCATCAGCGCCAGCACGCGCCCGAACCCGGGCGTGAGCCCGACGGTCCGTTCGCGACCACGGATCTCTTCGCGCAAACGCGCGAGCACCGCGTGGGCGGCCGACTGGCCGGCGGCGCGCCCGGCCACGATGTCGGCCAGCCGCTTCGGCGACGCCTCGTCGGGCGGCAGCACCAGGTCTTCCTTGGTGCGGAAGTAGTTGTAGACGGTGCCTTCCGAAACGTCCGCCGCCTCGGCCACCTCGGCGATCGTCACCTCGCCGAAGCCGCGCTCGACGAACAGCCCGATCGCGACGTCGGAGATCCGCCGCGCGGTCTGCTGCTTCTTGCGTTCCCTCAGCCCGGTCACGGGCCCGATTATGGCACGCTTCAAATTTGGAGTCGACTTCAATATCAACCGACGCGAGGCAGGCCACAGAACCGGGCCGCACGACCCGCACCTCGACTACAGTCCGCCGCGGGACTGAAGCCATCACGACACCAGACCGCGAGGAGACCGCACATGCCCCAGCTCCAGGTGATCGCTCGTTACACCGTGACCGCCGGCAAGGAGGACGAGGTCGCCGCGCTGGTGCCGCAGCTGGCGAAGGCGGCGCGCACCGAGCCGGGCAACCTGGCGTTCGACGTCTACCGCTCGTTCGACGACCCGCGCTCGATCCTCCTGCTGGAGCGCTACGTATCGAGGGAGGCGTTCGCCGAGCACCGCGAGACGGAGCACTTCAAGCGGCTCGTCCTCGACGGCATCGTGCCACTGCTCGACGACCGGACCGTGGAGCTCCTCGACGTCGCCGAGTAAGTCCACAGTGGACCTCGAAGGCCCACTGTGGACACAGCGTCACTCCTCGGTCGAGGCGTACCGCCCCTGCACCGCTTCGGCCGCCCGGTGCCGGTCGGCGTCGGACCACTCACCCAGTTCATAACCGTGCCACGGCTCGGCGAGCGACAGCTCCGGCAGGCCGAGCTCCTGCCACAGGTCCTGCGCCCGGTCCATGAACTCCTTGGCCGGCAACGAGGTCGGCGGGTACGGGCGCTTGCGCGTGGCGTCGATCAGCAGTGCCGAGGACAGGCTGCCGTCCTCGGCGGCCGACGGGTCGAGGCGCGGCAGCTTGCCCGGCAGGATGGTGACGTCGCGGGCCGGCTGCATGCGGAAGCTCATCGCCCACACCACGGCGCTGAGGTCCTCGGGGTCGACGTCGTCGTCCACGGCGATGATCGTCTTGCCCATCGAGGCCTCGTACCCGGACGCGGCGTACAGGGCCTGGCGCGCCTGACCGGGCGTCGGGTCCTTCAGCTGGATCACGAAGAACATGTTGCACGTGCCGCTCTCGTGCGTGACGAAGCGCTGCACCGCGTTGATGTTGCACGCCTGCTTCAGGAACCGCAGGTACACGTTCTCGAACGCGATCTTGCGCATCAGCGTCGACTCACTCGGCGGGAACTCGCTGATGAACGCCTGCACCACCGGCGCCGTGCGGTGGGTGATGCAGCGGACCCGGAACACGGGCGACGTCGTCTTCGCGCCCATGTAGCCGCTCGCCTCGCCGAAGGGACCCTCCGACTCGAGGTGCTCCGGGTCGATCTCGCCCTCGAGCACGATCTCCGCGTGCGCGGGCACCTCGAGGTCCACGGTCTCGCAGCGCACCACCTCGAGCGGGCGGCCCATCAGGCCACCGGCCACGGCGTACTCGCTGACGCCGAACGGGATCTTCTGCGCGCCGGCGAACCCGACCGCGGGCACCGCGCCGAGCACGATCGCGGCCTCGAGCTTCTTGCCGAGGCGGCGGGCCTTGGCGAGGTGGATCGCGATGTGCTGCGTGGGGGTGTCCATCTGCAGCCCGATCCGGTCCGGGCCCTTCACCATGCCGCGGTAGATGCCGACGTTGTACGTGCCGTCCTCCGGGTCCTTCGTGACCCAGTACGGCGCGGTGAGGAACGGCGCCGGGTCGAAGCCGGGCGTCGAGATCGGGTGCGGGAACCCGTCGACGCCGCCGGCGTCCAGGAGGGACTGTCCCGTGAGGACGTTCTCCTTGCACGGCCCGGTCTCGACCACCACCGGCTCCACGGGGTTCGAGAGCGCCGCGGCCCAGCGCCCGGCCACCTCGTCGGGCTTCGCGGCCAGCGCGGTGGTGTAGACCGCGCGCGAGGACGCGAACGCTCCCATCACCACGGTGCCGTCGTAGCGGCGCCCGGACCCGTCGGTGACGTTCTCGAAGAGGAACGCCTTGCGCTCGGCCTCCGGCAGCCCGCGGAACTGCAGGCGCACCAACGGAACCAGCTCGGTGTCCTTGTCGACGGGCCGGCTCACCCGCACCAGCAGCCCGCGGCGGTCCAGCTCGGCCAGGTACTCCCGGAGGTCACCGTAGGGATAGTCGTTCACGGCTGTCGGTTCCTCTTTCGTCGACGGGAAGAACTCACGGACTCCTTGTTACAGAGGCCGTTAACAAACGCGTGCCGCGCCACGAAACCGCACGGGGCCGGACACGGCACGATCACGATTCTCCTTGCCAGGAAGGATTCCCGCGCCGGTGAGAGTCCACATCGTCCGCGGAACCCCTCTCGTTCGGCGTTGACACATCCCTGGGCACGACCTATCGTCTCCCGCATCATTTATGGCTGTCAAGTCAGGTACTAAAGTTAAATAAATCCCCCCATCAACCCGCGGCACCCGTCCCCCGCCCGCACTCGCCGGTGAGTGTCGTGGTGCTGGGTGCCGCCCGGGCCGAGGAGCGCGGATGCGACCCGCTGCCACGTTCGACCAGATCCTCACCGAAACCCCGATGCCCCGCCGGGTCCTCGCGATAGCCGCGATCGGCGGCAGCGCGGTGATCTTCGACGGCTACGACCTGCAGTCCCTGTCCTACGCACTCCCCAAGATCGTCGCCGAGTGGCACATCTCGCCCGTGCAGGCGGGGTGGCTGGCGTCGTTCACCTTCATCGGCCTGTTCCTCGGGGCTGTCGGCCTCGGCGCGCTCGGCGACCGCTTCGGGCGCAAGCGCATGCTCGTGCTCGGCGTGTCCGTGTTCGCCGTTTTCATGGGCACGGCCGGGTTCGCCGGCGACTACACGCAGTTCGCGATCCTGCGGTTCTGCGCCGCCATCGGCATGGGCGGTGTGCTGCCCGCGACGATCGCCATGCTGGGCGAGTACGTGCCCCTGCGCCGGCGCGGCCGGATGACGGCCGTGTCGGCGGGCTGCTTCACGTTCGGCTTCGTGCTCGCCGCCGTCGCTGCCACGCTGCTGGTGCCCGACTTCGGCTGGCGGCCGCTGTTCCACATCTCCTACGCGGCGCTGATCGTCGCGGTGCTGATCGCCTGGTTCGTGCCCGAAACGCCGCAGTTCCTCGCGACGCGCAGCCGGTACGACGAAGCGCTCGCGACCGTGAAGAAGGTCTTCCCGGCGATCTGGCCGACGGCGCAGGCCGCCGACCCGGCCACGTTCTTCACCGGCCCGCGCACCGAGAACGGCAAGATCCAGCTGCGCACGCTGTGGGCGCCGCGCTACCGCAACTCCACCCTCACGCTCTCGCTGCTCTACCTGTTCCTGCAGTTCGTGGTCTACGCGCTCGACTTCTGGATGGTGTCGCTGCTCGTGAAGCACGGCCTGTCGCTGGTCGGCAGCTACTCGTATGCGATCGAGCAGGCCGCCGCGGCCACGATCGGCGGGTTCATCCTCGGCTGGGTGCTCGACCGTATGAACCAGTACGTGGCGCTCTCCATCGCGTTCGCCGCGGGCGGCGTGTGCCTCGTGCTCTTCGGGTTCGCGTCGTCGGTGATCGCGCTGTACATCCTCAACGCGCTGGCCGGCGCGTTCATCATCGGCGGCCAGAACGTGGTGCATACGCTGGTGATGGCCACCTACGGTCCGGAAGCCCGCGCGACGGGCCTGGGCTGGGCACTGGGCATCGGCCGCCTCGGCGGACTGCTCGGCCCGCTCATCGGCGGCTACCTGCTCGCCGCTTCGCTGCCCTTCCCGGTGTACTTCCTGGTCTTCGCGGTGCCGGCGGTGCTGTGTTCGATCACCGTGGTGATCCTGCGGGCCGTCAAGACGCCGCAGCCGGCGCCCCTGGCGCGCCAGCTTGACCCGAAATACTAAGCTAAGTACATTACTTGAGTACTGTTAATTTGACTAGGAAGGCCACCATGCGCCTTGCCGTGCCCGACCTCGTCTCGAACTCCTATTTCCCCGCCATCGCGGCCGTGGAGCTCGGGTACCTTCGCGACGAGGGTCTCGACGTGGAGTGGGAACTCCTGTTCCCCGTCACCGACGCAGCAATCGCCCTTCGCGAGGGGCGGATCGACTACCTCGCCGGGTGCGCCCACGCTCCGCTCTACGCCGACTCCACCTGGGGCGAGCAGAAGCTGCTGGCCGCGCTCGCGCAGAACATGTACTGGTTCCTCGTGGTGCGGCCCGACCTCGACATCACCCGCGAGACGCTCGCCAAGCTCCACGACGTCCGCATCGGTGCCGCGCCCGGCCCAGACCTCGGCCTGCGCCGGCTGCTCGAGGCCGAAGGCGTGGACCTGACCGGGGCCGGCGTCACCATCGCCCCGGTCGCGGGCGTCGCCGGCGACGTCTCCTTCGGCGTCACGGCCGCCCGGGCCCTGGAAGAAGGCCGGATCGACGCCTTCTGGGCCAACGGCATGGGCACGGAGGTCGCCGTGCAGCGCGGCGTCGGCAAGGTCGTGGTGGACGCCCGCCGCGACGGGTCCGCCCACTCGCTGTACACGTTCCCCGCGCTCATGACCACGGACCGCACGGCCGCGGAACGCCCGGACGAGGCGGCCGCCGTCACTCGCGGCGTGCTGCGGGCCCAGCGCGAGCTGCGCCGGGACCCGTCGCTGGCCACCAAGGTCGGCACCGCGCTGTTCCCGGAGATGGAGGCCGGTCTCATCGCCGGCCTGATCGAGCGGGACGGGCCGTTCTACCAGCCGGCGATCTCCCCCGAGGCCGTGGCCGGGCTCGCCGGGTTCGCCCGCGCGACCGGGCTCACCGACCGCGAGCTCACCTACGACGACATCGTCGCCGCGGGCGCCCGCGACCTGTGGCAGGCCTCGTGAAGATCGCCCTCGTCCAGATCGGCAGCCCTGAGGACGAGCCTGTCGCCGCCCGGTTCGACCGGGTGGCCGGGCTCGTCCGCTCGGCGGCCTCGG
The sequence above is a segment of the Amycolatopsis sp. 2-15 genome. Coding sequences within it:
- a CDS encoding ABC transporter substrate-binding protein — encoded protein: MRLAVPDLVSNSYFPAIAAVELGYLRDEGLDVEWELLFPVTDAAIALREGRIDYLAGCAHAPLYADSTWGEQKLLAALAQNMYWFLVVRPDLDITRETLAKLHDVRIGAAPGPDLGLRRLLEAEGVDLTGAGVTIAPVAGVAGDVSFGVTAARALEEGRIDAFWANGMGTEVAVQRGVGKVVVDARRDGSAHSLYTFPALMTTDRTAAERPDEAAAVTRGVLRAQRELRRDPSLATKVGTALFPEMEAGLIAGLIERDGPFYQPAISPEAVAGLAGFARATGLTDRELTYDDIVAAGARDLWQAS
- a CDS encoding MFS transporter, translated to MRPAATFDQILTETPMPRRVLAIAAIGGSAVIFDGYDLQSLSYALPKIVAEWHISPVQAGWLASFTFIGLFLGAVGLGALGDRFGRKRMLVLGVSVFAVFMGTAGFAGDYTQFAILRFCAAIGMGGVLPATIAMLGEYVPLRRRGRMTAVSAGCFTFGFVLAAVAATLLVPDFGWRPLFHISYAALIVAVLIAWFVPETPQFLATRSRYDEALATVKKVFPAIWPTAQAADPATFFTGPRTENGKIQLRTLWAPRYRNSTLTLSLLYLFLQFVVYALDFWMVSLLVKHGLSLVGSYSYAIEQAAAATIGGFILGWVLDRMNQYVALSIAFAAGGVCLVLFGFASSVIALYILNALAGAFIIGGQNVVHTLVMATYGPEARATGLGWALGIGRLGGLLGPLIGGYLLAASLPFPVYFLVFAVPAVLCSITVVILRAVKTPQPAPLARQLDPKY